The following are from one region of the Escherichia sp. E4742 genome:
- the trmN gene encoding tRNA(1)(Val) (adenine(37)-N(6))-methyltransferase TrmN, whose product MSQSTSVLRRNGFTFKQFFVGHERCAMKVGTDGILLGAWAPVAGVKRCLDIGTGSGLLALMLAQRTDDSVMIDAVELESEAAAQAQENINQSPWAERINVHTADIQQWITQQTARFDLIISNPPYYQQGVECATPQREQARYTTTLDHQSLLTCAAECITEEGFFCVVLPEQIGNSFTELALSMGWHLRLRTDVAENEARLPHRVLLAFSPQAGECFSDRLVIRGPDQNYSEAYTALTQAFYLFM is encoded by the coding sequence ATGTCACAGTCTACATCCGTGCTTCGTCGTAATGGATTTACTTTTAAACAGTTTTTTGTCGGCCACGAACGATGTGCGATGAAAGTGGGAACGGATGGAATTTTGCTTGGCGCATGGGCTCCGGTGGCAGGGGTAAAACGCTGCCTTGATATCGGCACTGGTAGCGGGTTGTTGGCACTGATGCTGGCGCAGCGAACCGATGACAGTGTGATGATTGATGCAGTTGAACTGGAAAGTGAAGCTGCAGCTCAGGCGCAGGAGAATATTAACCAGTCTCCGTGGGCAGAGCGGATTAATGTCCATACGGCGGATATTCAGCAGTGGATCACACAGCAGACAGCACGCTTCGATTTAATCATCAGCAACCCGCCGTATTATCAGCAGGGAGTGGAGTGTGCAACACCGCAGCGGGAACAGGCGCGCTATACCACCACGCTGGATCATCAATCCTTGCTGACTTGCGCGGCAGAGTGCATTACCGAAGAGGGATTTTTCTGCGTGGTGCTGCCAGAGCAAATCGGTAATAGTTTTACGGAGCTGGCATTAAGCATGGGGTGGCATTTACGTTTGCGAACGGATGTGGCGGAAAACGAAGCGCGACTGCCGCATCGGGTGCTGCTGGCATTCTCCCCGCAGGCGGGAGAATGCTTTAGCGATCGCTTAGTGATTCGTGGGCCAGACCAGAACTATTCCGAAGCGTATACGGCGCTGACCCAGGCTTTTTATCTGTTTATGTAA